The DNA sequence GTTCAACATCGCGAGCTACGCGCTGCTGACGCACATGATCGCGGCCCAGGTGGGCCTCGGCGTCGGCGACTTCATCTGGACCGGCGGCGACTGCCACATCTACGACAACCACGTCGAGCAGGTGCGCACGCAGCTCGCCCGCGAGGCGCGGCCGTTCCCGGCGCTGGAGCTGAAGCCGGCGGAGAGCCTGTTCGACTACACCTACGAGCACTTCGCCCTCGAGGGCTACGACCCGCACCCGGGCATCAAGGCCCCGGTGGCGGTGTGATCGGGCTGATCTGGGCCCAGGCCGCGAACGGCGTCATCGGCCGCGACGGCGGGCTGCCGTGGCACCTGCCGGAGGACCTGCGCCACTTTCGCTCGGTGACGAAGGGTGCGGCGGTGCTGATGGGGCGGCGGACGTGGGAGTCGCTGCCGCCGCGGTTCCGGCCACTGCCCGGGCGGCGCAACCTGGTGCTTTCGCGGACTCCGCAGGAGGAGGCCGAGACGTTCCCGTCGTTGGCTTCGGCGTTGTCCGCGGTGCCGGGCGACGTGTGGGTGATCGGCGGGGCGGCGGTGTACGCGGCGGCGCTGCCGGTGGCGGACCGGATCGTGGTGACCGAGCTCCGCGAGCCCTTCGAAGGGGACACGTACGCGCCCGAAGTGGGACGGCCGGCGGAGTCCGCGGGGGAGTGGCTGGAGTCTTCGACGGGCCTGCACTACCGGTTCCTGACCTGGGGCTGAGGCCTCGGCGTGGCGGGCGGGTTGCCGCGAATGACTCATTCGGGACCGCGGTTGTCTCGAATGAGTCATTCGCGACGTGTGGACCTCGCCTGGCTCTATGGGGCGGAGCGGGGTCGACCCGCTTGGTGGTCCCGGCGAGGCCGGGGACCGTCGCGTTCCCGAGGCTCGGCTCCGGGAGTCCGGGCTTGGCGGGATGCCGCGAATGACTCATTCGGGACCGCGGTTGTCTCGAATGAGTCATTCGCGACCTCCGGATCCCGCCTGACCCCGCCTGACGTTGCCGGCCGAGCGGGCCGACTCGCGCGGCGGTGCTCCCGGTGCGGCTGTGGACCCGTTGCGCTCCCCGGCCTTCACGCTATACGGTTGCCTGACTAGAACACGTTACAGTTTACGTGTCCGGGCGGACCGAGGAGCGGAAATGGCGAAGCGGGCGCCACGCAGCGACGAAGCCGATTACGTGGTCGTCGGGTCGGGGAGCTCCGGTGCCGCCGTCGCCGGGCGGCTGGCGCAGGCCGGGGCCAGCGTGATCGTGCTGGAGGCGGGCAAGAGCGACAGCCAGCTGCTGGTCACCAAGCCCGGCATGGTGGCACCGATGCACGCCGTGCCGCAGCTGAAGGGCCTGGTCGACTGGGGCTACTACTCCGTTCCGCAGAAACACGTTCTAGATCGTCGGATGCCGGTGCCGCGGGGCAAGGTCGTCGGCGGGTCCAGCTCCGTGAACGGCATGGTCTACGTCCGCGGCAACCGTGCCAACTTCGACTCCTGGGCCGCCGAGGGCAACGAAGGGTGGGACGCCGACCGCGTCAACGCCGCCTACAAGCGGATGGAGGACTTCGAGGACGGCGAGAACGCCTTCCGCGGCGCCGGCGGACCCATCCGCATCACCCGCAACAAGATCCCGCAGGAAGGGACGCTGCAGTTCCTCGAGGCCACCGCCGACGCGATCGGCTGCGAGATCCTCGACGACTACAACGCCGAGTCCCAAGAGGGCGTCAGCCGGATGCAGCAGAACGCCGCCGACGGCCTGCGCTACAGCGCCTCGCGCGGCTACCTGCACCACGCGCCGCCGTCGCTCCAGCTCCAGTCGCGGGTGCTGGC is a window from the Amycolatopsis sp. cg9 genome containing:
- a CDS encoding dihydrofolate reductase gives rise to the protein MIGLIWAQAANGVIGRDGGLPWHLPEDLRHFRSVTKGAAVLMGRRTWESLPPRFRPLPGRRNLVLSRTPQEEAETFPSLASALSAVPGDVWVIGGAAVYAAALPVADRIVVTELREPFEGDTYAPEVGRPAESAGEWLESSTGLHYRFLTWG